From one Streptomyces sp. NBC_01478 genomic stretch:
- a CDS encoding sulfite exporter TauE/SafE family protein, producing MRTLILLALAGLGAQLVDGSLGMAYGVTSTTLLLAMGTNPAAASATVHLSEIGTTLMSGASHWRFGNVDWKVVAKIGVPGAVGSFLGATVLSKLSTEVAEPVMSLILLGLGVHVMSRFTFKGLPKGQLGKPLRKRFLAPLGLVAGFLDATGGGGWGPVGTPALLASGRMEPRKVIGSIDTSEFLVAVAASLGFLFSLGSQGLKWTWVIAFLLGGVVAAPVAAWLVRLVPPRVLGSAVGGIIVVTNVRTLLKSDWIGASGGASSALSTPVYVVLYGIWAAALAYSIRAYRKERTAEAERAEEREPVAV from the coding sequence ATGCGCACGCTGATACTGCTCGCCCTCGCGGGCCTGGGGGCCCAGCTCGTGGACGGCAGCCTCGGTATGGCCTACGGGGTCACCTCCACAACGCTGCTGCTGGCCATGGGGACGAATCCGGCCGCCGCCTCCGCCACGGTCCATCTGTCCGAGATCGGTACGACGCTGATGTCCGGCGCCTCGCACTGGCGGTTCGGCAACGTGGACTGGAAGGTCGTCGCGAAGATCGGTGTACCGGGCGCGGTCGGGTCGTTCCTGGGGGCCACCGTGCTGTCGAAGCTCTCGACGGAGGTCGCGGAGCCGGTCATGTCGCTGATCCTGCTCGGGCTCGGTGTCCACGTCATGTCGCGTTTCACCTTCAAGGGGCTGCCGAAGGGGCAGCTCGGCAAGCCGCTCAGGAAGCGGTTCCTGGCGCCGCTCGGTCTGGTCGCCGGGTTCCTGGACGCGACCGGTGGCGGCGGCTGGGGGCCCGTCGGCACGCCGGCGCTGCTGGCCAGCGGGCGGATGGAGCCGCGCAAGGTGATCGGTTCGATCGACACGAGCGAGTTCCTGGTCGCGGTGGCCGCGAGCCTCGGTTTCCTGTTCTCGCTCGGCTCGCAGGGCCTGAAGTGGACATGGGTGATCGCGTTCCTGCTCGGTGGTGTGGTCGCCGCGCCGGTCGCCGCCTGGCTGGTCCGGCTGGTGCCGCCGCGGGTCCTTGGCTCGGCGGTCGGCGGGATCATCGTCGTGACCAACGTCCGTACGCTCCTGAAGAGCGACTGGATCGGCGCGTCGGGCGGTGCGTCGAGCGCGCTGAGCACTCCGGTGTACGTCGTCCTCTACGGAATATGGGCCGCCGCCCTGGCGTACTCGATCCGCGCCTATCGCAAGGAAAGGACGGCGGAGGCCGAGCGCGCCGAGGAGCGGGAGCCGGTGGCGGTGTAG
- a CDS encoding RrF2 family transcriptional regulator, with product MRISARADYAVRAVLELAVRGDDGPLKAETIATTQDIPHKFLEGILGDLRRAGIVDSRRGGGGGYRLARAATAITVADVIRAVDGPIVSVRGERPTGLAYTGTAEPLLPLWIALRANVRKILEGVTLADIAADALPEPVRALAAEPAAWENP from the coding sequence ATGAGGATCTCGGCACGGGCGGATTACGCGGTACGGGCGGTACTGGAGCTCGCCGTACGGGGTGACGACGGCCCGCTGAAGGCCGAGACCATCGCCACGACGCAGGACATCCCGCACAAGTTCCTGGAGGGAATTCTCGGCGACCTCCGGCGCGCCGGAATCGTCGACAGCCGGCGTGGCGGGGGCGGCGGCTACCGGCTGGCGCGCGCCGCGACCGCGATCACCGTCGCGGACGTCATCCGCGCGGTGGACGGCCCGATCGTGTCCGTGCGCGGCGAACGCCCCACCGGCCTCGCCTACACCGGCACCGCCGAACCCCTCCTCCCCCTGTGGATCGCCCTGCGCGCCAACGTCCGCAAGATCCTGGAGGGCGTCACGCTCGCCGACATCGCGGCGGACGCCCTGCCGGAGCCGGTACGGGCACTGGCGGCGGAACCGGCGGCCTGGGAGAACCCGTAG
- a CDS encoding glycoside hydrolase family 35 protein, giving the protein MELSRRTFSTLAGTAALGFALGGGSGGSGDAYAAHVVPTGPPPAPPTADGQPHTIGYDRHSLIVDGKRLVLWSGEMHPFRLPSPSLWRDVLQKMRAFGYNAVSIYVSWNYHSPAQGHYDFTGVRDLDLFLRTAAETGLYVILRPGPYINAEIDAGGFPGWLTATKGTARTADPTYLSHVDEWLTQVDSIVSKHLFTQGSGTVLLYQIENEYDGQLTHPSGAAYMSHLYKKVRADGIDVPLFHNDKGRNGYWTPGSFDIGADTGGWLYGFDGYPSPSQLPPDWGYFGTGGAKGGATASPKTPGFVPEFGGGWFDPWGGSWFGGKGYAESRRTRDAAYERRFYLTNLANGLTLHNVYMTFGGTSWGWLPAPVVYTSYDYGAAFDEGRNATEKLVPMHQLGHLLRTVPDFAKLDRAADVKADGLKVYHLTNADTGAHVYVLRNDGTEQVTSTLPTASDDIEVTVPAQDARLLVTQLALGGRKLRYSTITPMMSLTTGRQDLAVFAGRRGEMAHVVLDCPEEPVVTRLDAQAAWVWDRGLLHVTVPLGIGGLTRILVQAGGVDNALLLMFADEATSVRLWPYETGAGTALVYGPALLREATISGTTAQLTGDTVGETGLEVWGPRGLTDVTWNGRPVPATVTNAGSLRSNPDALLPGVPAVPLPVLDNWRRKVENQEAAVAFDDSKWTAANRTSTFSTTPVPAGQPVLFADDYGFHYGDVWYRGRFTTTTGDSAESVTLAYSTGTQGMLMAWLDGVPLGTHRMPVPTTSSVRQGSWTAKATFAVPEKQRAAGAHVLSVLVRRMQHDQDGKALDTHKVARGLTAATFKGASPKVSWRIQGAAAPDPVRGPQNNGGLYGEREGWHLPDFPDSGWEAVTLPRADKRQGVAWYRTTFKLAVDSGIDASVGLVLDDDPARAYRVQIFLNGWNMGQYINDVGPQHTFALPNGILRTRGTNTLALAVLSDGTTPAGPKDVRLTLLGSAAGGVPVSPVASPGR; this is encoded by the coding sequence GTGGAGCTGAGCAGGCGTACCTTCAGCACCCTCGCGGGCACGGCCGCGCTCGGATTCGCGCTGGGCGGTGGCAGCGGCGGCAGTGGTGACGCGTACGCCGCGCACGTCGTGCCGACCGGCCCGCCGCCCGCCCCGCCCACCGCGGACGGGCAGCCGCACACGATCGGCTACGACCGCCACTCCCTGATCGTCGACGGAAAACGCCTGGTCCTGTGGTCGGGCGAGATGCACCCCTTCCGGCTGCCGAGCCCGTCCCTGTGGCGGGACGTCCTGCAGAAGATGCGCGCCTTCGGCTACAACGCGGTGAGCATCTACGTCTCGTGGAACTACCACTCCCCCGCCCAGGGCCACTACGACTTCACCGGCGTCCGCGACCTCGACCTGTTCCTGCGCACGGCCGCCGAGACCGGGCTGTACGTCATCCTGCGCCCGGGCCCGTACATCAACGCCGAGATCGACGCGGGCGGCTTCCCCGGCTGGCTGACCGCCACCAAGGGCACCGCCAGGACGGCCGATCCGACGTACCTCTCGCACGTCGACGAGTGGCTGACCCAGGTCGACTCCATCGTCTCCAAGCACCTGTTCACCCAGGGCTCGGGCACGGTCCTGCTCTACCAGATCGAGAACGAGTACGACGGCCAGCTCACCCATCCGTCCGGCGCCGCCTACATGTCCCACCTGTACAAGAAGGTGCGCGCCGACGGCATCGACGTCCCCCTGTTCCACAACGACAAGGGCCGCAACGGCTATTGGACCCCGGGGTCCTTCGACATCGGCGCCGACACGGGCGGTTGGCTGTACGGCTTCGACGGGTATCCCTCGCCGTCCCAACTCCCGCCGGACTGGGGGTACTTCGGGACCGGCGGGGCGAAGGGCGGAGCCACCGCCAGCCCCAAGACCCCTGGTTTCGTACCGGAGTTCGGCGGGGGCTGGTTCGACCCGTGGGGCGGGTCCTGGTTCGGGGGCAAGGGGTACGCGGAGTCGCGCCGGACCCGGGACGCGGCGTACGAGCGGCGTTTCTATCTCACCAACCTCGCCAACGGACTCACCCTGCACAACGTCTACATGACCTTCGGCGGCACCTCGTGGGGCTGGCTGCCGGCGCCGGTCGTCTACACGTCGTACGACTACGGCGCCGCCTTCGACGAGGGCCGCAACGCGACCGAGAAGCTCGTGCCGATGCACCAACTGGGCCATCTGCTGCGGACGGTGCCCGACTTCGCCAAGCTGGACCGGGCGGCGGACGTCAAGGCGGACGGCCTGAAGGTGTACCACCTCACCAACGCCGACACCGGCGCCCATGTCTACGTCCTGCGCAACGACGGTACGGAGCAGGTCACTTCGACGCTGCCGACCGCGAGCGACGACATCGAGGTCACCGTCCCGGCTCAGGACGCCCGCCTCCTCGTCACCCAACTCGCCCTCGGCGGGCGCAAGTTGAGGTACTCGACCATCACCCCGATGATGTCCCTCACCACCGGGCGGCAGGACCTCGCCGTGTTCGCCGGGAGGCGCGGCGAGATGGCCCACGTGGTGCTGGACTGCCCGGAGGAGCCGGTGGTGACCCGCCTCGACGCGCAGGCCGCGTGGGTGTGGGACCGCGGTCTCCTGCACGTCACCGTCCCGCTCGGCATCGGCGGCCTGACCCGGATCCTCGTCCAGGCCGGCGGCGTCGACAACGCCCTCCTGCTGATGTTCGCCGACGAGGCCACGTCCGTACGCCTGTGGCCGTACGAGACCGGAGCGGGCACCGCGCTGGTCTACGGCCCGGCGCTGCTGCGCGAGGCCACGATCAGCGGGACGACCGCCCAGCTCACCGGCGACACCGTCGGCGAGACCGGCCTGGAGGTGTGGGGCCCGCGCGGCCTCACCGACGTCACCTGGAACGGGCGGCCGGTGCCCGCGACCGTCACCAACGCGGGCAGCCTGCGCTCGAACCCGGACGCGCTGCTCCCGGGGGTGCCCGCGGTACCGCTCCCCGTGCTCGACAACTGGCGGCGGAAGGTGGAGAACCAGGAGGCCGCGGTCGCCTTCGACGACTCCAAGTGGACTGCGGCGAACAGGACTTCGACGTTCAGCACAACGCCCGTGCCGGCCGGACAGCCCGTGCTCTTCGCGGACGACTACGGCTTCCACTACGGCGACGTCTGGTACCGGGGCCGCTTCACCACGACCACCGGCGACAGCGCGGAATCGGTGACCCTCGCCTACAGCACCGGCACCCAGGGCATGCTGATGGCCTGGCTCGACGGGGTGCCGCTGGGCACGCACCGGATGCCGGTCCCGACCACCAGCAGTGTGCGGCAGGGCAGTTGGACCGCGAAGGCGACCTTCGCGGTCCCGGAGAAGCAGCGCGCGGCCGGTGCCCATGTCCTGTCCGTGCTGGTGCGGCGGATGCAGCACGACCAGGACGGCAAGGCCCTCGACACCCACAAGGTGGCCCGCGGCCTGACCGCGGCGACCTTCAAGGGCGCCTCCCCGAAGGTGAGTTGGCGCATCCAGGGCGCGGCGGCACCGGATCCGGTGCGCGGTCCGCAGAACAACGGCGGTCTGTACGGCGAGCGCGAGGGCTGGCATCTGCCGGACTTCCCGGACTCGGGCTGGGAGGCCGTCACCCTCCCCCGCGCCGACAAGCGGCAGGGAGTGGCCTGGTACCGGACCACCTTCAAGCTCGCCGTGGACAGCGGCATCGACGCCTCGGTCGGCCTGGTCCTCGACGACGACCCGGCGCGCGCCTACCGCGTCCAGATCTTCCTGAACGGCTGGAACATGGGCCAGTACATCAACGACGTGGGCCCGCAGCACACCTTCGCCCTGCCGAACGGGATCCTCCGCACCCGGGGCACCAACACCCTCGCGCTGGCCGTCCTCTCCGACGGCACCACACCGGCGGGCCCGAAGGACGTACGGCTGACGCTGCTGGGCAGTGCGGCCGGAGGAGTACCGGTCTCGCCGGTGGCCTCCCCCGGCCGCTGA
- the arfA gene encoding arabinosylfuranosidase ArfA: MRTARFTLDPAFTIGEVNPRLFGSFVEHLGRCVYTGIFEPGHPTADEDGIRQDVLDLVRELGVTAIRYPGGNFVSGYKWEDSVGPAEDRPRRLDLAWRSTETNRFGLSEYIAFLKKVGPQAEPMMAINLGTRGVAEALELQEYANHPAGTALSEQRIAHGDKDPFGIRMWCLGNEMDGPWQTGHKTAEEYGRIAAETARAMRQIDAGVELVACGSSAQAMPTFAEWEATVLQETYDLVDYISLHAYYQPLDGDLDSFVASAVDMESFIENVVATADHVGARLKSKKKINLSFDEWNVWYTADWEEQAKNADPADWPEAPRLLEDNYSVMDAVVFGSLMIALLRHADRVTVACLAQLVNVIAPIMTEPGGPAWRQTTFFPFAQASKYGRGQVLDVRVDSPTHETQKYGEADLLHATAVRGDDGSVTVFAVNRSRTEPLPLQVALNGLDLTSVVEHSALADADPDARNTLADPERVAPHPVEGTALQDGTLTAVLEPLSWNVIRLA; the protein is encoded by the coding sequence ATGCGTACCGCCCGCTTCACCCTCGACCCCGCCTTCACGATCGGCGAAGTCAACCCCCGCCTCTTCGGCTCCTTCGTGGAACACCTCGGCCGCTGCGTCTACACCGGCATCTTCGAACCCGGCCACCCCACCGCGGACGAGGACGGCATCCGCCAGGACGTCCTCGACCTCGTCCGTGAACTGGGCGTCACCGCCATCCGCTACCCCGGCGGCAACTTCGTCTCCGGCTACAAGTGGGAGGACTCGGTGGGCCCCGCCGAGGACCGCCCCCGCCGCCTCGACCTGGCCTGGCGCTCGACGGAGACGAACCGCTTCGGCCTCTCCGAGTACATCGCCTTCCTGAAGAAGGTCGGCCCCCAGGCGGAGCCGATGATGGCGATCAACCTGGGCACCCGGGGCGTCGCCGAGGCCCTCGAACTCCAGGAGTACGCCAACCACCCCGCCGGCACCGCCCTCTCCGAGCAGCGGATCGCGCACGGCGACAAGGACCCCTTCGGCATCCGCATGTGGTGCCTGGGCAACGAGATGGACGGCCCCTGGCAGACCGGCCACAAGACCGCCGAGGAGTACGGCAGGATCGCCGCCGAGACGGCCCGCGCGATGCGCCAGATCGACGCCGGTGTCGAACTCGTCGCCTGCGGCTCCTCCGCCCAGGCCATGCCGACCTTCGCCGAGTGGGAGGCGACGGTCCTCCAGGAGACCTACGACCTGGTCGACTACATCTCGCTGCACGCCTACTACCAGCCGCTCGACGGCGACCTCGACTCCTTCGTCGCCTCGGCCGTCGACATGGAGTCCTTCATCGAGAACGTGGTCGCGACCGCCGACCACGTGGGCGCCCGCCTGAAGTCGAAGAAGAAGATCAACCTCTCCTTCGACGAGTGGAACGTCTGGTACACGGCGGACTGGGAGGAGCAGGCGAAGAACGCGGACCCGGCCGACTGGCCGGAGGCCCCGCGCCTGCTGGAGGACAACTACAGCGTCATGGACGCGGTCGTCTTCGGCTCGCTCATGATCGCCCTGCTCCGGCACGCCGACCGCGTCACCGTCGCCTGCCTCGCCCAGCTCGTCAACGTCATCGCCCCGATCATGACCGAACCGGGCGGCCCGGCCTGGCGGCAGACGACCTTCTTCCCCTTCGCGCAGGCCTCGAAGTACGGCCGCGGCCAGGTCCTCGACGTCCGCGTCGACTCCCCGACCCACGAGACGCAGAAGTACGGCGAGGCCGACCTGCTGCACGCCACCGCGGTGCGCGGCGACGACGGCTCGGTCACGGTGTTCGCCGTCAACCGCAGCCGCACCGAGCCCCTCCCGCTCCAAGTCGCCCTGAACGGCCTGGACTTGACCTCGGTCGTCGAGCACAGCGCGCTCGCGGACGCCGACCCGGACGCCCGCAACACCCTGGCGGACCCGGAGCGGGTGGCCCCGCACCCGGTCGAGGGCACCGCCCTCCAGGACGGCACCCTGACCGCCGTACTGGAGCCGCTGTCCTGGAACGTGATCCGGCTGGCCTGA
- a CDS encoding arabinan endo-1,5-alpha-L-arabinosidase → MKHYRLATLLAAAAIAILPATAGAAVTYPDPQPITGQQIIHDPTVIRLKSGSYVAYSTGGVIGARTSKDRVQWDDAGNAFATPPSWWYDYNSTGDPWAPDLSYRAGRYWLYYAVSSWGTNHSAIGVATSPTGLPGTWTDQGKAFTSETTDAWNAIDPALITADGKLWMAFGSYWTGIRLVELNPATGKAIPGATVAQLATRPDAPYAVEGAYVLKHGAYYYLFASYDACCAGVNSTYKIRVGRSTSITGPYADSTGKSMLAGGGDLLLASHGRYIGPGGESIFQDKGKDVLAYHYYDGEDSGTPKLGLNTLSWTNTGWPKAF, encoded by the coding sequence TTGAAGCACTACAGACTGGCGACCCTGCTCGCCGCAGCAGCGATCGCGATCCTCCCCGCCACGGCCGGGGCCGCCGTCACCTACCCCGACCCGCAGCCCATCACCGGCCAGCAGATCATCCACGACCCCACGGTCATCCGCCTCAAGTCCGGTTCCTACGTCGCCTATTCGACCGGCGGCGTCATCGGCGCCCGCACCTCCAAGGACCGCGTCCAGTGGGACGACGCGGGCAACGCCTTCGCCACGCCTCCGAGTTGGTGGTACGACTACAACTCCACCGGCGACCCCTGGGCCCCCGACCTCTCCTACCGGGCCGGCCGCTACTGGCTCTACTACGCCGTCTCCTCCTGGGGCACCAACCACTCCGCGATCGGCGTGGCAACGTCCCCCACCGGCCTCCCCGGCACCTGGACCGACCAGGGCAAGGCCTTCACCTCGGAGACGACGGACGCCTGGAACGCCATAGACCCGGCGCTGATCACCGCGGACGGCAAACTCTGGATGGCGTTCGGCTCGTACTGGACGGGCATCCGCCTGGTCGAACTCAACCCCGCGACGGGCAAGGCGATCCCCGGCGCAACGGTCGCCCAACTGGCGACCCGCCCGGACGCGCCGTACGCGGTGGAGGGCGCGTATGTGCTGAAGCACGGCGCCTACTACTACCTCTTCGCGTCCTACGACGCGTGCTGCGCCGGCGTGAACTCCACCTACAAGATCCGGGTCGGCCGCTCGACGTCGATCACGGGCCCGTACGCGGACAGCACAGGCAAGTCGATGCTGGCAGGCGGCGGAGACCTACTCCTCGCAAGCCACGGCCGCTACATAGGCCCAGGCGGAGAATCCATCTTCCAAGACAAAGGTAAGGATGTCTTGGCATACCACTACTACGACGGCGAGGATTCAGGCACACCAAAGCTAGGGCTAAACACCCTGAGCTGGACAAACACCGGCTGGCCCAAGGCCTTTTAG
- a CDS encoding carbohydrate ABC transporter permease, with protein MTAATTTPVRKPRRPWTPSQIVLTLLGAAVSALFVAPIAAALFTSLKSEAEAAEIPPHWLPKDWTGQAWKALWKTGNITDWFVNSLVVSVLVTAIVVTVAALAGYGFARTEFKGKSVLMGTVMAGLMVSPAVLGVPLFTTVQQMGMVDTYWGMVLPQCAPAAMVYILYKFFQGIPRELEEAAFIDGAGRWRIFFTIVVPLSRPSLAAVGIFTFIASWNNFLWPYMVTNNPDLMTMPNGIATVMNSYGIQWAQLMAGGLMAGLPLIIVFVFFQRQIVAGVAHTGLAGQ; from the coding sequence ATGACCGCGGCCACAACCACCCCTGTACGCAAGCCTCGCAGGCCCTGGACGCCCAGCCAGATCGTCCTCACTCTCCTCGGCGCCGCCGTCTCCGCCCTCTTCGTGGCACCGATCGCCGCGGCCCTGTTCACCTCGCTCAAGTCCGAGGCCGAGGCGGCCGAGATCCCGCCGCACTGGCTGCCGAAGGACTGGACGGGCCAGGCCTGGAAGGCGCTCTGGAAGACCGGCAACATCACGGACTGGTTCGTCAACTCCCTTGTGGTGTCGGTCCTGGTGACGGCCATCGTGGTCACCGTGGCGGCACTCGCCGGATACGGTTTCGCCCGCACCGAGTTCAAGGGCAAGTCCGTCCTGATGGGCACGGTGATGGCGGGCCTGATGGTCTCCCCGGCAGTCCTCGGCGTCCCCCTCTTCACCACCGTCCAGCAGATGGGGATGGTCGACACCTACTGGGGCATGGTCCTGCCGCAGTGCGCGCCCGCCGCGATGGTCTACATCCTCTACAAGTTCTTCCAGGGCATCCCCCGCGAACTGGAGGAGGCCGCCTTCATCGACGGCGCCGGCCGCTGGCGGATCTTCTTCACCATCGTCGTCCCCCTGTCCCGCCCCTCGCTCGCCGCGGTCGGCATCTTCACCTTCATCGCCTCGTGGAACAACTTCCTGTGGCCGTACATGGTGACCAACAACCCCGACCTGATGACCATGCCGAACGGCATCGCGACCGTCATGAACTCCTACGGCATCCAGTGGGCCCAACTCATGGCCGGCGGCCTCATGGCGGGCCTGCCGCTGATCATCGTCTTCGTCTTCTTCCAGCGCCAGATCGTGGCGGGCGTGGCCCACACCGGTCTGGCCGGCCAGTAA
- a CDS encoding carbohydrate ABC transporter permease, whose product MTTSAETVIAPARARTATATATVRRNQGFQHGGWFVAPFLALFTLFVVWPLLRGVYLSLTDANISGDGANFIGLDNYREALHDRAMWDALGHSAYFTLLVVPCITILAFLLAMLAHHIERGKWLWRLCFFAPFLLPSTVAGNMWQWLFTQGIGLFNETFGLTTPWLTDKSYAMLAIVIETLWWTVGFSFLLYLAALQGIPDHLYEAAKLDGANAWHRTIHITLPMLRHITGLVIALQALASLQLFDQAVVMMDFGPGPELSTRSFVQYTLEQGFTSYRVGYASAMSIIFFVIIAAVALTRMALLRNREEGTR is encoded by the coding sequence ATGACGACCAGCGCCGAGACCGTCATCGCACCGGCGCGGGCGAGGACCGCCACCGCCACCGCGACCGTCCGCCGCAACCAGGGCTTCCAGCACGGGGGTTGGTTCGTCGCCCCGTTCCTGGCGCTCTTCACCCTGTTCGTCGTCTGGCCGCTGCTGCGCGGCGTCTACCTCAGTCTCACGGACGCCAACATCTCCGGCGACGGCGCGAACTTCATCGGCCTCGACAACTACCGCGAGGCTCTGCACGACCGGGCGATGTGGGACGCGCTCGGCCACAGCGCGTACTTCACGCTGCTCGTCGTGCCGTGCATCACGATCCTCGCCTTCCTGCTGGCGATGCTCGCGCACCACATCGAGCGCGGAAAGTGGCTGTGGCGGCTGTGCTTCTTCGCGCCGTTCCTGCTGCCGTCGACGGTCGCGGGCAACATGTGGCAGTGGCTGTTCACCCAGGGGATCGGCCTGTTCAACGAGACCTTCGGGCTCACCACACCCTGGCTGACCGACAAGTCCTACGCGATGCTCGCCATCGTCATCGAGACCCTCTGGTGGACGGTCGGCTTCAGCTTCCTCCTCTACCTCGCCGCGCTCCAGGGCATTCCCGACCACCTCTACGAGGCCGCCAAGCTCGACGGCGCCAACGCCTGGCACCGGACGATCCACATCACCCTGCCGATGCTGCGCCACATCACCGGCCTGGTGATCGCGCTCCAGGCCCTCGCCTCGCTCCAGCTCTTCGACCAGGCCGTCGTGATGATGGACTTCGGACCGGGACCCGAGCTCAGCACCCGCTCCTTCGTCCAGTACACCCTCGAACAGGGCTTCACCAGCTACCGCGTGGGCTACGCCTCCGCGATGTCCATCATCTTCTTCGTGATCATCGCGGCCGTCGCCCTCACGCGGATGGCGCTGCTGCGCAACCGTGAGGAGGGCACCCGATGA
- a CDS encoding extracellular solute-binding protein yields the protein MGRPGLNRRHLLAAAGGLAVAGSFGFAALGTGADALASGADTRVRYWNLFSGGDGANMIAMLDAFREEHPDIDVKDSTLQWGNPFYTKLAMAAAGNHAPELGVMHMGRVAGFSPGRLLDPWDEDLLAKYGVRKADYNPALWNRGVIDGKLYALPLDIHVQLCFYRKDVLRKADLLGDDGRMIQVTSTDEWFDVLKKAKAVQKKGLQTIGLWTNDQNFQWWFFVAFYTQLGGTWFNDGDTEVLFDVDKATQVLEFFRRHVTDGYVIPGAPTGEQFINGAPFTWEGNWSVPVFSGAKLDYGATPLPPVFGRQATHAESHSFVLPHQAGRGGATNEAAHELAAYVVTHALQWAAGGHIPAYTPTLSTAAYKKLTPQNEYVSAMNHQATEPKVWFAGSTGVLAQDLGPLVVSSTTGSAKPAAVARTMKSHLTKLLASKNPMDGRTAAQGGAAA from the coding sequence ATGGGACGACCTGGCCTGAATCGCAGGCACCTACTGGCCGCCGCGGGCGGCCTCGCGGTCGCGGGCAGCTTCGGCTTCGCGGCCCTCGGCACCGGCGCCGACGCACTCGCCTCCGGTGCGGACACCCGGGTGCGCTACTGGAACCTCTTCAGCGGCGGCGACGGCGCCAACATGATCGCGATGCTGGACGCCTTCCGTGAAGAACACCCCGACATCGACGTGAAGGACTCCACCCTCCAGTGGGGCAACCCCTTCTACACCAAACTCGCCATGGCCGCCGCGGGCAACCACGCACCGGAGCTGGGGGTCATGCACATGGGCCGGGTCGCGGGCTTCTCGCCGGGCCGGCTCCTCGACCCGTGGGACGAGGACCTCCTCGCCAAGTACGGCGTACGCAAGGCCGATTACAACCCGGCGCTGTGGAACCGCGGTGTCATCGACGGCAAGTTGTACGCCCTGCCGCTCGACATCCACGTACAGCTCTGCTTCTACCGCAAGGACGTGCTGAGGAAGGCGGACCTGCTCGGCGACGACGGCCGGATGATCCAAGTCACCTCCACCGACGAGTGGTTCGACGTCCTGAAGAAGGCCAAGGCGGTCCAGAAGAAGGGCCTGCAGACCATCGGCCTGTGGACCAACGACCAGAACTTCCAGTGGTGGTTCTTCGTCGCCTTCTACACCCAGCTCGGCGGCACGTGGTTCAACGACGGCGACACCGAGGTCCTCTTCGACGTGGACAAGGCGACCCAGGTCCTGGAGTTCTTCCGCAGGCACGTCACCGACGGCTACGTCATCCCGGGCGCGCCGACCGGTGAGCAGTTCATCAACGGCGCCCCCTTCACCTGGGAGGGCAACTGGTCGGTGCCGGTCTTCTCCGGGGCGAAGCTGGACTACGGCGCGACTCCGCTGCCGCCCGTCTTCGGCAGGCAGGCCACGCACGCCGAGTCGCACTCCTTCGTCCTGCCGCACCAGGCGGGCCGCGGCGGTGCCACCAACGAGGCGGCGCACGAACTGGCCGCGTACGTCGTCACGCACGCCCTGCAGTGGGCCGCCGGCGGCCACATCCCCGCGTACACGCCGACGCTGTCCACGGCCGCGTACAAGAAGCTCACTCCGCAGAACGAGTACGTCTCCGCGATGAACCACCAGGCCACCGAGCCGAAGGTGTGGTTCGCGGGCTCCACCGGAGTCCTCGCGCAGGACCTCGGCCCCCTCGTGGTCTCCTCGACGACGGGCTCCGCCAAGCCGGCCGCCGTCGCGCGGACGATGAAGAGCCATCTCACCAAGCTCCTCGCCTCGAAGAACCCGATGGACGGCAGGACCGCCGCGCAAGGAGGTGCAGCCGCATGA